CTACAAAATTTAGATCAAACTTATAACATTGGTCTGCCTGCAAATGTACCTGTGGCCACACGTGCAGATCTGGTGAATGTTGCCGGTTCTGTTGAAGATACAGGTTGTGCCAAGATTCCGAGCACAGCCGGTATGTGTTTTGATGAAGCCGATAACAGCAGTTGCCTTCCAAACGAATTGAACGAAGTTGGCCTGAAAACGTATAAGATTGATCTGGACAATCTGAAAGCGGCGATTGATGCAGGTTTTTATCCAACAGCAGCACAATACTTGATTGAATATAAATTCAATTCGAACCTGACGATTCAAGACGCAGAATGCTCAAGCATTGAATAAAATTTCAATCGATGTCTTTGAAGTCGAAGAGCCGGGCTGTCAGCCCGGCTTTTTTGATGACAGAACAGCGGGTTAATCGATTGACTTCTCGGTGTGACGACTTTGAGACCATGCTTTGGTTATCCACAAAAGTTGTGCATAACTCTGTGGGAAATGCTGCTAAGCCAGAAGCCGTGACGCCTTTGCCAAAGTCAAGCACTCGGCTAGCAGATTTTTATTGTATTTTTTTGCTTTGTGAAACTGAGCAAAATACCACTTAAGTGACTGTATTTTATTCAAAAAAATATTTTACAGCGTGTTAATCGATTGAGTGGCCTGATTTTCGACTTTCAGAAGTGGTGACGGGCTCTTTTCTAAGGCAGCTTTTTTGAAAAAAAGCGCAGATAGTTCCGGGTGTTGTTGGTAGAGAAAAGCCCGGTCTCTTTGTTCAGCATCACTATGCGTCAGATAACCCCGGCCATTCGGGTATTCGGTATTCCAGAGCTGACTCTTCGAAACCATACTGCTGGCAATGAATTGGCCAAGGTAGGTGACTTCACCGGCTGAAATACTGAAGTGGACGTTGAGTGGTTTTTCAGTTTGAGAAAAGACGGTTTTTCTGCCATCGGTGCCTTTAAAGGTAATGCTGTGTAGCTGGTAATTTCCGGCGGGTAGGGGAACAGTAAACAGAGAACTGGTGAAATGAGACGTTTTGAAATTACTGTCGTTATTGTTATTGGAAATCGCGAGATCGGTGTCGCTGCCCTGGCGACGAAAATACAATGTTGACTGAAGATTTTCTCCGGTCGATGGCCAGATTGTTGATGCGCCGAGGCTGCCAACCAGATAACCCTGCTCACTTGAATTGGAGACATGGTAATTTTCAGGAACTGAGACGACGATGCCGTTACTACATCCAGTCAGAAACAAACCTAACAGACTGTAAACCAAAGGCTTCATGCCTTACCCATCCTATGGTTGTTGAACGATTGTATCAAAGGCCGGATGATCACACCGATCAACCAATCCCATATGAGTGTTGTATTACAAAGCACATTTATGCCATATAACTCACAAAATCTCACTGGATTGATGAAAAAAATACTGCATTAAAGGGAAGTTTGAGCATTAGCTCAAGTTTTTCAAGGAAATAGCATGCACGCAGAAGGATGATTTGACTGGCAAATCGTGTTGCCAGTCAAAGTTGACTCAGGACGTAATCACGTTTTTGAATTTACTTTTTTTGCTCTGGATGTAATCAACATCTGGCGGAAAGTCTTTGTTCGACTTGGCATGCCGCATCATATCGAACACTGTAAATTCAGTCAGAATCGCGAAGGTGTAAGGGATGAATTTACCCGCCGCTTGCAGGGTTGGGTCAAAATACTGGTCCCCGAGACGGATCAAAGCATGATCGATCACGGGATCTTCACAGCGGAAGCCAAGTACGTAGCGATCCCCTTTGCCATAAATGACATTCATATAACTGTTATAAAAACATTCATTCTCTTGCGTTGTGCAGGCATCCAGCTGTTCTTGCGTCATCGCTGAAACCGTTACAATACGCATGTTTTCAGGACGATACCCTAGATCTCTGAGTTGTTTTTGAATGGATTCGTTAGGAAGCTCTGTCACTTTACTTTCCGATAGACTGATTTTTCGCGCATTATAGCTTTCCTTCTCGCATTGGTCACTTTCTGCTTTGAACTGAAGCAGTTTGATTTCAGGAAAATGCTCTGCTTTTCAACGTCCCCGGAAGAGGAAACAAAATTTCCGGATTGATAGTTTAAATGAGATTTGTTTTCAACTAAGATGTGTGACCAGTGACTCAGATAACTGAGTATCAGAACAGTTACAGAAAGTGTGCCGCGATACGCTTTCTGAATCGGATGCTTAAGGTAACCGTTCCAAAATGAATATCATGAAATCCAGTCTTGCCTTTGTTGCTATCGGCCTGAGCGTAAATACAGCAGCCAGTACGCTCGATTCTGCACGAGCCATTGAAAGTCAAATCAATCAGTCCGCCGCGCAAAGCCAGGGGCGCATTGATCAAAGCGCTGAAGCTTCTTTAAGTATGAGGGCGGAAATTGAAGCCCTTCGGGAAGAGGTCAAGAACCTGACCGTTTACCGTGATCACTTAGCCCGTCTTGTGGACAGTCAGGAAGGTGAAAAATCCAGCCTGAAAGAGCAAATTGCGGGTATTCAGGAAACACGGCAGGGGGTTGTGCCTTTGATGTATCAGATGATTGATGGCCTGAAAACGCTGATTGAAACAGACAAACCCATCAAACGTGATCAGCGTCTGGCTCGTATTGCTAAGCTGGAATTTATGATGGCGCAAGCGGACATCAGTGATGCTGAAAAATACCGTCGTATTCTTGAGGCGTACCAGATCGAAATGGATTACGGTACAAAGCTGGGTCTATATCAGGGAAAAGTTGCGCTGTCACCTTCGGAAAGTATTCAGGCAGACTTGCTGTATTTAGGCCGGGTGGCCTTTGTTGCCCGAAGCCTGGATGGTCAGCGTTACTGGGCCTGGAATGACAGTACGTCACAATGGCAGGCACTTGAAGCCAATGTTGGCACAGATTTGGATAAAGCCTATGCGATGGCTTCGAAGCAAATTGCACCGGGTCTGATTTCACTGCCCGTGTCTGTCAATGTGGAGGGCCAGTAAGATGCAATTGAAAACTTTGACCTTAGCATTGTCTCTGCTGGCAATGTCTGCAAATGCATTGGCGGTGGACGGGTTAGTTCAGCAATCACGTCAGGACCAAAAATCTGAGAAAGCTCACCAGCAGGTCCGGGAGTCCGGTTTCAAACAAACGGAAGCGCAAATTCGTGCTGAACGGGATGCACTTCTGGCTGAGCGGAAAAAGCTGAACGAAGAAACGGATCGCCTGAGCGATATTTTTGGTAAAAATGAACAGTCGCTGGCTCAGTTAGAAGAAGAGCTCCGCCTGGAATCCGGAAGTCTTGGAGAGCTGTTTGGTGTGGTTCGCCAGACTGCAAAAGATCTGGATGCAGAGCTGGACACATCGGTGACAACAGCAGACCGGAATCAACATACGGACGTTGTGAAAAAGATTGTGGATGCGAAAGCTTTGCCATCTCTGAAGCAACTGAACGGCCTGTGGCAAGGCATGCTTGAACAAATTCATGCCAGTGCTGAACTGCGTAAAGTATCGGTGCCGCTCGTGAACGGAGAAGGCTATGAGTCTGAAGTTGAAGCTTACCGTTTGGGGAGCATTGGCCTGATTGGTGAGCAAGGTTATCTGGCCTGGCATGCTGACCGTCACGTGGCGACCCCCTATCTGAAACAGCCAGAGCATGCCCCTGTTTCCAGCCAGATTGCTGCGTTGTCAGAGACGGGCGTCCAAATGGCTGTCGTTGACCCGTCTCGGGGCAAGATGCTGGCGCAATTAGCGCATACGCCATCGTTAATGGATCGTCTGGCACAAGGGGGTGTTGTTGGTCAGATTATTCTGGGTCTGCTTGCGATTGGTGGTGTGATTGCATTGTATCGTGGCGGAAAATTACTGGTCATCCGTCAGCAAATTAAATCCCAGCTGAAAAACCCGCAGCAGCCGGGTAATAATCCACTCGGCCGAGTCCTGAGTGTTTACGACAAAGAACAGAACCGAACTGTTGAAGCCCTTGAATTACGTTTGCTGGAAACCATTGTGGATGAACAGCAAGGTTTGGAACGTGGCCTGTCCATGCTGAAACTCCTGGCTGCACTGGCGCCGATGCTGGGCTTGCTGGGGACGGTGACCGGGATGATCGAAACCTTCCAGGTGATTACACAGTTTGGTAATGGCGATCCGAAAGTGATGGCTGGTGGGATTTCAATGGCACTGGTCACAACGGTTCTGGGTCTGGTGTCTGCGATGCCATTATTGCTGGCGCATAATCTGCTCAGTACGCAGGCTGATGTTATTCGTAATATTCTGGAAAAACAAGGGATTAGCCTGGTTGCTGCTGAGGCTGAAAAAACAGGAAGCCCAGCGTAATGAATGTTTCATTGTTCAGTGCAGCATTTGCTGAAAACTGGTGGTTTTCCCTGCAGCATTTTATGCAGCAGGGAGGACAGGTGCTCTGGTGGCTGGCAGCGGTCGTTTTGTTCAGTTGGCTTTTGGTGACGGAGCGTTTGCTGTATCTGGCTTTTACTTACCCGAAACAAAAACAGCAGTGGCTGACTCAATGGCAGGCCCGCAGCGATCAAACGTCCTGGTATGCCCATGCCATTCGTTCCGGTTGGTTAAATGAAGCACATCTGGCACTCAGTCAGAATCTGAATGTGATCAAGGTACTGGTGGCGATTTGTCCGATGTTGGGGTTGCTGGGCACAGTGACCGGTATGATTTCTGTGTTTGATGTCATGGCCAATCAGGGCAGCAGCCAACCTAAACTCATGGCTTCGGGGATTTCTCTGGCAACGTTACCGACGATGGCCGGGATGGTTGCGGCACTTGCAGGTCTGTTTGTTCATGCCCGACTGGCAAAAGCGTGCCGGATGCGTGAGCAAAAATTAGAAAAATTATTAAGGAGTCAATGATGAGATTAAGTCGTCCATCTGCCGCTCGGGAAGAAGCACAAGTCGATCTGACGTCGATGCTGGATATTGTGTTCATCATGCTGATTTTCTTCATCGTGACGAGTTCATTCGTGCGTGAATCCGGTGTTGAAGTCAATCGGCCTCAGGCCAGCAACGTCGTCAGTCAGAAAGATGCCGGTATTTTCGTTGCCATTACGTCTGCCAACGATGTGTACATCGATAAGCGTGTCGTTGATGTCGAGCGTGTTCAGGCAACGTTAGAAACCATGCTGCTTGAACAGCCGGATGCTTCGCTGGTGATTCAGGCTGACGAACATGCTTATAGCGGCACGGTCGTGAAAGTGATGGATGCTGCAAAAGGGGCAGGGGTTCAGAATATTGCTCTGGCTGCGGAGAAACGCTGATGTTCAGGCTGTTGATTGCTGCGCCAATTGCCTTTGTGATGACGTGGGGCTTATTTAGCTTTATGGCCTGGATGGTGGATGACGGCCATCGTCAGCCACCAGAGAAAACAGAAACACTGGCATTCAACATGGTGATGGTGGAGCAGGAACGGGAGGCGCAGCGACGTCAGCGCGCTGTCCCGGAGAAGCCAGAAACACCTGAACCGCCCCCAGAAGCCATGCCGAAGCAATCGAAAGCAAGTGCGGTTACACCTTTGGCATCGCCAACCATGCCTTCTGTCGCACTGAATGCTTCCGTGACAGGGATGGCGGTGAATATCCCGACATTTTCTGACATTGGCAAAGACCAGCAGGCGATGCCGTTGTACCGGATTGAACCCAAATATCCGCCGCGGGCATTGAAACGGGGCATTCAAGGGTACGTGGTGCTGTCTTTCACCATTGACCCACAAGGACGTCCGACCGATATCCAGGTCGTTGATGCTGAGCCAAAACGAATGTTTGATCGTGAAGCGATTCGAGCCCTTCGAAGCTGGAAGTATCAGCCAAAACTGGAAGGCGGGCAAGCGTTAGCTCAGCCAGGCCAATCGGTGAAACTGGAGTTTAAACTGAACAAATCATGAAAAAGTATGCATTAATCTTCGCACTGCTTTTTACGCCTGTCGCTTTGTCTGCTCAGTTATCACAGTATTCAGCGGGAAAAGTTCAGCAAGCGCAAAAATTACAGCAGGAAAACAAACTGAATGAAGCGATTTCGGTCCTCAAAGGCATGGATATCTCTCGTGCTTATGACCGTGCCTTCATTGATCGTGTCCTTGGCGTGTATTACTGGCAGGCAGAAAAGCCTGCAGATTCGATTCGCCATTTGAGCCAGTCTGTGAGTAGTGGTCTGCTGGAAGATGAGCAGGCGCGTTCGACGCAACGTATGCTGGCCGATATTCTGTTATCTCAGGCGCAATATAAAACGGCTCTGAAGCATTATTACCAGCTCAGCCAGTCGATTCCTGCGTCAGAAAAAGCAAAAGCAGATGAGCTCTGGCTGAGAATTGCGCAGGCACATTATCAGATTGAAGAGTGGCGGCCGGTTCTTTCGGCTTTGCAACATTATGAGCGCATGCATCGGAAAGACGAAGTCCAACCGCTCACGATGAAATTAGGGGCCCAGTTACAGTTGAAGCAACTTCAGTCAGCACTGCCCACGCTGAATCGCTTAATTGTGCTGCAGCCAGAGAAAAAGGTGTGGTGGCAACAAATGGCGGGCATTCAAATGCAGCTGGATCGTCACCGGCATGCCATGGAAACACTGGCATTGGCACAGCGGCAGGGCGTTGATTTATCTCAGCAGGATCTGAAAACGCTGGGACAACTGTATGCTCAGCAGGGCATTCCTGAAAAAGCGGCACGCATTTTTGCGTCGTTAGAAAATAGCGACTCGGATGAAACCTTACTGGTGTCACTCGCCACCTACTGGCAAATGGCGAAAGAGTGGGATAAATCGATTTCGAGTTGGCAGAAAGCCGTTCAACTGAACAGCAAATATCGCTGGCAATTAGCGCAGTTGCTGATTCAGGAAGGGCAATATCAATTGGCCTTAAATGAACTGAATCAGATACAAGATTCAAAGCGCAAAGCTGATGTTGAGCTGGCCAAAGTTCGTGTATTTTACAAATTAGAGCAGTACGAACAGGCAATTGTTCATGCCAAAAAAGCCGATCAAATTGAGTCGTCCAAATCTTCTCAAAGCTGGATTAAGTACTTGAATCAGATTCGAAATATGAACTCCTGATCAAATCTGCAATATTTTTGGGAAATGACAAACGAAAGCGGCCTTGTGTGCCGCTTTTTGTGTTGTCACTTCTGGTCGGAAATAAGCTTCGTATTTTATCTGATTGAAAAATAATGCTATTCTCCATCACCAGTTGTGAGTATGAATGCATTGTGTTGAGTATGATGGCGTGCTTTGGCAGGGTTGTCTGAACTGTCACGGAAAAGAGAAGATGTTGTTTCTAATCAAAATAATTTTGCTGCAGAACTTGCTTGCTGGTGGGGCAGTTTGGGTGGGTTATCGTTTTTTTGATGTGCCATACATGCTCGGACAGGATGCGCTTTTTTACATGTTTGCTTTGCAATGGGGCATGGCTGCGCTGGTTTGGAATGGTGGGCGTAGCAGTGTGAAGTATGATCAGGATCCTGCTGCGCGAACCACCAATAAGATGTTGTCATCTGCACAGGTTCAGGCTGATAAAAAGAAAGCGTTCGCAGCGAATTATCATTTTGGGCTGCAGCTATTTATTTCTGGTCTGCTGCCCTTGATTGTTTGCGTGATGTACTCGGTATTGTAAGACACACTACACCAGAGGTGTAGCGTGACGATGCAAGATTCGGTCAGGCTGTGTACGGCAGGTATCCTGTGAATCCACAGATTTTCCAGCCGCTGGTTGTGTGTTTCAGATAATAAATGGACTGCCAGAGTAATTCATCTGCTTGACCGTCCGCCCGCTGGATGGTGCCGCGGAACTGTTTCCGGGCAATGGCCCGCACGTTTTCAATGGTGATTTCATTGAGCGTTGTGGCGCGATGCACTGCCGTTTTCAACGGTTCAGCATAGGCCGTATTTTGAGCCACCAAGGCTTGCTTAAGCCATTCCTCCCGATAGTCGGCCAATGTAGAAAAGGCAAACGTCCATTGCGCAGGGTCCTGACTGTGGTTGGCATTGACGGCGTAGAATTCCTGTTCAATAAAATCTTCAGCAACCTGTGTCCAGTCAGCATCACAATAGGCCTGAATATCACGTGTAACCAGCATGTCCCAGATCTCGGCGCGATGGGTATCTTGTTCCGAAAATGGATTGGTCTTTATCATGTCTTCTCTCCCAAAAAACAGCTTGATAGGGCGGCCACAAAAAATGTGGCGAAACCGTCGGCTATCAAACTGGATTTTCGGCGGAATTGGAACTCTGGGTGTGAGATGTTGGGATCTCAGGCAAAGAATTGAGTTTTAGGGGAAAAGTGACGATTGCTGCTTGATGTTCTTAAAGAAAAATCCCGCTTTATAACAGAGATATAAAGCGGGATTTTTTAGAAGTACAGTCTGACAACAGATTCTGCGACACAGCCAGGGCGGCGGCAGCCTTCAATTTCGACTGAAATTTCCTGAACAATTTCTAGTCCCCGTTTAATTGGCGTGACTGACTGAATTTTGGTGCGTGCACGAACACGATTTCCGGATTTGACCGGGTACGGGAAGCGCACCTGATTCAGTCCGTAATTCACCGTCATCTTCGCCGTCGGAAACTTCATATTATCCGGGTCAACGCTATCGGTCAGAACAGAAAGTAAAGACAGCGTCAGAAAACCATGCGCAATCGTGGTTTTAAACGGTGATTCTTGTTCTGCGCGCTCGGGATCAGTGTGAATCCACTGATGATCTTCTGTCACGTCAGCAAAACGATTGATTCGGTCCTGATCAATCGTCAACCATTCACCCACGTGAATTTCTTCACCGAGCGAACCATTTAATGTTTCCATGAGCTTGGCTGCTTCCGGGTGCAATTCAACAGGTGCAGGGGCAACATTCTGATTTACAGTGCCATTCGAAGCAATGCTTTCAGTTTTTGTCCAGCCATTGACATGCGCTTTATTTAAAAACTCAATCCAGTAATCACGGATTGATGGCGACAACCAATCTTTTAGCTCGAATGGATGCTTGGCCAGAATTTCACTTTTTTGTTTGAGAAAGTCGACCACTTTCATGCGTACCAACCTTTATCGATTTTTCTTCGTATGATTGAGGCGGCATATTGAATCTTGGCTGATCAGCGTCAGGATCAAAATGTGCCCTTGATCTCAATAAACTCATCGGATGAGTTGCCATTATTATAAATCAAAGTCTTTTAGTCACTGTAAACTGTGCGTCAAATCATGTTTCAGATGCTTATTGTGATCCTCATCACACTTTTTGGGGTGTCACTCAAGGTCAGAGTTCACATTACATACAGTCAAGGATTTTTATATTTAAATGAGATTTATATCATAAACATTCGGGTGAATATGACTGTTGATACTTTGGAGTATAGATTGTCGCAGGAAAAAGAAGCGAAAATTGTGCGGTTGGTTCCTTTTTGAACGACATGCGTTATACCTAGGTTATACCTGTTCTGCAGGGAGAAACGTTGTCAGGTGGGGTTGTGTGTTGTCGAACCTGGTTGTGGTGTTGTCTGATTCTATGGGTGTCTTACAGGGTAAGTGCTGCACCTGGCGATGAAATTGTTTTTGCGCTGGATAAATCAGTGAACCAGGCTGTTGAGCAGTCGATTCCTGGTGCGTCTCTGGCGGTGATCGTGAATGGTCAGATTCGGCTATTGAGAGGTTACGGTGTCACAAAGGTGGGTGGGGCAAAGAAAATTGACTCTGCCACCATCTTTCCGCTGGCTTCCATTTCTAAAACGTTTGCCTCTGCGGCAACAGCGATGCTTGTGGATCGGGGGTTACTTGAATGGGACACCCATGTCGTTCCATATCTTGACAAAATACAGTTCAGCGACCCGGCTCTGGGAAAATCGGTCACCTTAAGAAATGTGCTTTCACATACCACTGGATTGGTTCCGCAAGCCTATTCAGATTTACTTGAAAACGATGTGAGTTATCGACGTATCCTTTCGATTCTGGATCGGGTGAAGTTCGTTTGTGATCCCGGGGAATGTTATGGATATCAAAATATCGTCTATAACCTGAGTGCCGATATGATCACACTGGCTGCAGGCATGGATTACGCACAGTTCGTCAGCGAGCAAATTTTTATTCCATTGCACATGCAACATGCCAGTTTTGGTCTGAAAGCTTTCCTGAATTCAGAGAATCGGGTAGAGCCACATGTCCGAGTCAAAAAAGGATATGCTTCTGTTAAACCAGCGCCTTACTATTATCAGGTGCCTGCGGCTGCCGGTGTGAATGCAAGTTCACAAGATTTAGCACAATGGATGCTGGCACAGTTTGGTCAGTACCCTGAAGTGGTCAGTGATGAGAATCTGGCATTACTTCATCAGCCTGCCATTCGGGCGAACCAATACCGGTACCGTGCAAAACTGGATAATGTGTATTACGGTCTGGGGTGGCGAACCTTTGATTATCAAGGGATTACCGGGTTTGTACACCATGGCGGTTGGGTGCGCGGGATCAGAACAGAAATGTTATTTCATCCTGCAACACAAACAGGCATGGTGTTTCTGACCAATTGTGAAACAGACTACGCCCGAGAAATTGTACTTGAATTTTTGAGCCTGTATCAACGATATATTGACCCAGCATCCTCTGAACGGGAAGTAGCAACAGCGGATTAAAAAATTTTTGTGGACCCCTTGATATTTGGTCTGTCAGGCGTACACTTCGCTTGAAATTTGCCTTTTAGATGAACGACAAAGGAGCGAACGATGGCAAAGAAACACAAACATTCCCAGCAGCAAGCAGCGGTGTCAGAACCGTCTGAAAGCCTGACTGAACATGGGCGGGGTGCGATTCAGGATAATGCCCTGAAAGCTATCGTCACGAGTAAGATTTTTCGCAGCCGCGTTGAAAAATCCAAAAAAGGCAAAGGAAGCTTTCAACGGAAGGCAAAACACGGCGGACGAGAGTCCTGGCCAATCGCCGCTTAACTGAGTTGTGATTGCCCAGGACTCTTTTTTGATATGAGTAATATTCTGACTTTGTGGTCAGGATTCATAAGGTCGGGTATAGTGGTTTTCTTCTCTGCCTGAGTATTTGATTTGAAAGGAGTCTAATCGTGAAACGAAACTGGCTACACCTGTTCTCGCTGTTATTTTTCCTCAATGTCCAGACAGCCCACGCAGAAGAAAAAGTATTGGTTTTTGCAGCCTCTTCCTTAACGAATGCCTTGACTGAACTGGCTGAGCAATTTGAAACCCAAACGGGAGATCAGATTGTTCTGTCCTTTGCTTCCTCCTCTGCACTTGCCCGTCAACTGGCACAAGGGGCACCGGCTGATATTTATCTTTCTGCAAACACCAAATGGATGGACTATGTCGAGGCTCAGCAGGTGGTGAATGCGGATACGCGAAAAGATTTGCTTCACAATCGCCTGGTTTTGATCGGCCATGCGTCATCAACACTTGGGCTGATAACGCTGGGCAATGAACTGGATCTGGCTGCGCTGCTGAATGGCAGCCGGATTGCTGTTGGGGATCCGAACCATGTGCCAGCCGGTATTTATGCGAAACAGGCGCTGACTTCCTTAGGACTGTGGCAGCAGGCTGAACCTCGGTTGGCGAGGGCAAACAATGTTCGTGCCGCTTTGTTGTATGTTGAACGACAGGAAGCAGCGCTCGGGATTGTTTATCAGACAGATGCTCAGATTGCAGCAAATGTTCGTGTGATTGCACCGTTCCCGCAAGGCAGCCATGATCCAATTACTTACCCAATGGTCTTAACGCAAAAACAACCTTCTGGTATGGCACTGGCATTTTATCGTTTTCTTGAATCAGATCATGCGGCAGACGTATTTAAAAAATATGGTTTTTCCATGGATTAACCTGAAAAATCAAGAAGACTGAACCATGGATGTTTTGACTTTAAGCGATTACGAAATCACAGCACTTCAGCTCAGTCTGAAAGTTGCGCTCACGGCTGTATTGATCAGTCTGCCCGCTGGCATTGCCTGTGCCTGGGCACTGGCAAGAGGGCGCTTTTGGGGAAAGTCACTGCTGGATGGGCTGGTTCACCTGCCTTTGGTGTTACCCCCCGTTGTTGTGGGTTATCTGCTGCTGGTGCTGATGGGCCGGCAAGGGCTGATCGGCGCGTATCTGTATGATTGGTTTGGCCTTACTTTTGGTTTCAGCTGGCGGGGAGCGGTGCTGGCTGTTGCTGTTGTCGCCTTCCCGCTGATGGTCCGATCAATTCGGCTGGCATTGGAAAATGTCGATCCCAAGCTGGAGCAGGCTGCCCGGACTTTAGGGGCAAATCCCGTACAGGTCTTTCTGACCATCACACTTCCACTGATGCTGCCAGGTATTCTGACCGGTACCGTTCTGGCTTTTGCCCGCGCGTTGGGTGAGTTTGGTGCCACGATTACTTTCGTTTCGAATATTCCCGGAGAAACACAGACGATCCCGCTGGCGATGTTTTCTTTTATCGAAACGCCGGGCGCAGAAACAGAAGCGGCCCGCTTATGCGCGATTGCAGTTGCCATTGCTTTATTGTCGCTTGTGCTCTCAGAGTGGCTCGCCCGAGTCGCGCGGCGCCGTTTGGAGGGTTAATGTTCGAACTGACAGCAATAAAACAGGTCGGGCAGTTCAGGCTGAATGTCGATCTCAGATTGCCTGATTCCGGGATTACCGCGATTTTTGGGCGTTCAGGCGCAGGAAAAACCTCACTGATTCATCTTGTCAGTGGCCTGACTCAGCCGGATGAAGGAAGAGTTGTTCTGGGGGAGCATGTCTTGTGTGATACGTTTCAGGGCATTGATTTACCGCCGGAAAAGCGTCGTATCGGTTACGTTTTTCAGGACGCCAGATTATTCCCGCATTATAAAGTTCGTGGAAAT
The Photobacterium sp. GJ3 DNA segment above includes these coding regions:
- a CDS encoding serine hydrolase, whose translation is MSYRVSAAPGDEIVFALDKSVNQAVEQSIPGASLAVIVNGQIRLLRGYGVTKVGGAKKIDSATIFPLASISKTFASAATAMLVDRGLLEWDTHVVPYLDKIQFSDPALGKSVTLRNVLSHTTGLVPQAYSDLLENDVSYRRILSILDRVKFVCDPGECYGYQNIVYNLSADMITLAAGMDYAQFVSEQIFIPLHMQHASFGLKAFLNSENRVEPHVRVKKGYASVKPAPYYYQVPAAAGVNASSQDLAQWMLAQFGQYPEVVSDENLALLHQPAIRANQYRYRAKLDNVYYGLGWRTFDYQGITGFVHHGGWVRGIRTEMLFHPATQTGMVFLTNCETDYAREIVLEFLSLYQRYIDPASSEREVATAD
- a CDS encoding biopolymer transporter ExbD, encoding MRLSRPSAAREEAQVDLTSMLDIVFIMLIFFIVTSSFVRESGVEVNRPQASNVVSQKDAGIFVAITSANDVYIDKRVVDVERVQATLETMLLEQPDASLVIQADEHAYSGTVVKVMDAAKGAGVQNIALAAEKR
- a CDS encoding alternative ribosome-rescue factor A, with product MAKKHKHSQQQAAVSEPSESLTEHGRGAIQDNALKAIVTSKIFRSRVEKSKKGKGSFQRKAKHGGRESWPIAA
- the modA gene encoding molybdate ABC transporter substrate-binding protein, whose translation is MVKRNWLHLFSLLFFLNVQTAHAEEKVLVFAASSLTNALTELAEQFETQTGDQIVLSFASSSALARQLAQGAPADIYLSANTKWMDYVEAQQVVNADTRKDLLHNRLVLIGHASSTLGLITLGNELDLAALLNGSRIAVGDPNHVPAGIYAKQALTSLGLWQQAEPRLARANNVRAALLYVERQEAALGIVYQTDAQIAANVRVIAPFPQGSHDPITYPMVLTQKQPSGMALAFYRFLESDHAADVFKKYGFSMD
- a CDS encoding DUF3450 domain-containing protein; translated protein: MNIMKSSLAFVAIGLSVNTAASTLDSARAIESQINQSAAQSQGRIDQSAEASLSMRAEIEALREEVKNLTVYRDHLARLVDSQEGEKSSLKEQIAGIQETRQGVVPLMYQMIDGLKTLIETDKPIKRDQRLARIAKLEFMMAQADISDAEKYRRILEAYQIEMDYGTKLGLYQGKVALSPSESIQADLLYLGRVAFVARSLDGQRYWAWNDSTSQWQALEANVGTDLDKAYAMASKQIAPGLISLPVSVNVEGQ
- a CDS encoding MotA/TolQ/ExbB proton channel family protein; its protein translation is MNVSLFSAAFAENWWFSLQHFMQQGGQVLWWLAAVVLFSWLLVTERLLYLAFTYPKQKQQWLTQWQARSDQTSWYAHAIRSGWLNEAHLALSQNLNVIKVLVAICPMLGLLGTVTGMISVFDVMANQGSSQPKLMASGISLATLPTMAGMVAALAGLFVHARLAKACRMREQKLEKLLRSQ
- a CDS encoding MaoC family dehydratase: MKVVDFLKQKSEILAKHPFELKDWLSPSIRDYWIEFLNKAHVNGWTKTESIASNGTVNQNVAPAPVELHPEAAKLMETLNGSLGEEIHVGEWLTIDQDRINRFADVTEDHQWIHTDPERAEQESPFKTTIAHGFLTLSLLSVLTDSVDPDNMKFPTAKMTVNYGLNQVRFPYPVKSGNRVRARTKIQSVTPIKRGLEIVQEISVEIEGCRRPGCVAESVVRLYF
- a CDS encoding energy transducer TonB, whose protein sequence is MFRLLIAAPIAFVMTWGLFSFMAWMVDDGHRQPPEKTETLAFNMVMVEQEREAQRRQRAVPEKPETPEPPPEAMPKQSKASAVTPLASPTMPSVALNASVTGMAVNIPTFSDIGKDQQAMPLYRIEPKYPPRALKRGIQGYVVLSFTIDPQGRPTDIQVVDAEPKRMFDREAIRALRSWKYQPKLEGGQALAQPGQSVKLEFKLNKS
- a CDS encoding MotA/TolQ/ExbB proton channel family protein; this encodes MQLKTLTLALSLLAMSANALAVDGLVQQSRQDQKSEKAHQQVRESGFKQTEAQIRAERDALLAERKKLNEETDRLSDIFGKNEQSLAQLEEELRLESGSLGELFGVVRQTAKDLDAELDTSVTTADRNQHTDVVKKIVDAKALPSLKQLNGLWQGMLEQIHASAELRKVSVPLVNGEGYESEVEAYRLGSIGLIGEQGYLAWHADRHVATPYLKQPEHAPVSSQIAALSETGVQMAVVDPSRGKMLAQLAHTPSLMDRLAQGGVVGQIILGLLAIGGVIALYRGGKLLVIRQQIKSQLKNPQQPGNNPLGRVLSVYDKEQNRTVEALELRLLETIVDEQQGLERGLSMLKLLAALAPMLGLLGTVTGMIETFQVITQFGNGDPKVMAGGISMALVTTVLGLVSAMPLLLAHNLLSTQADVIRNILEKQGISLVAAEAEKTGSPA
- a CDS encoding lipopolysaccharide assembly protein LapB, which encodes MKKYALIFALLFTPVALSAQLSQYSAGKVQQAQKLQQENKLNEAISVLKGMDISRAYDRAFIDRVLGVYYWQAEKPADSIRHLSQSVSSGLLEDEQARSTQRMLADILLSQAQYKTALKHYYQLSQSIPASEKAKADELWLRIAQAHYQIEEWRPVLSALQHYERMHRKDEVQPLTMKLGAQLQLKQLQSALPTLNRLIVLQPEKKVWWQQMAGIQMQLDRHRHAMETLALAQRQGVDLSQQDLKTLGQLYAQQGIPEKAARIFASLENSDSDETLLVSLATYWQMAKEWDKSISSWQKAVQLNSKYRWQLAQLLIQEGQYQLALNELNQIQDSKRKADVELAKVRVFYKLEQYEQAIVHAKKADQIESSKSSQSWIKYLNQIRNMNS